The following nucleotide sequence is from uncultured Draconibacterium sp..
AAATCCCTCTTCAAGCGCATCTTGTACAATTTGTATATTTCCTTCAAGTGAGGCCTGAAAAATTAATGATGTGTCAAAATCTGTTTTTTCATTTTCATATGACGTGGATTCATTATTTGATTCACCCTTTTTTGATTCATTTCCAGCCTTAGTCCCACACGACAAAATAGAAATACTGAGAATCAACATTACTGCTATCAACCTTAGTTTATTCATTTTTAAATTGATTTTGTTATGCAATACGCACCAAACGAATATCATCCGGGCAAGCTTTCAGCAGAGCCGTTTTCACCTCATTTGGTTAAAATACTACCCATACCATAAACTGACGCCCCCTGCACCCTTTCAGATTTGTTGTTCGCTCTTAGTAAAGACCAGTGTTCCCCTTTTCCCAAAGTGGCATTAACTGCTCCACTAGTTCAGGGTTTTGCTCTGCAATATTAACAGTTTCATTCAAATCATTCTGATGATCATATAACTCAATTGTAGGATTTTGGTTTCTAAAATATTTTGTCAGTCTGTACCTTTCCGTTCTTAGCGATATACCATTTCGGTAATAACCAAACGCAGTATCTTCCCAATCGGTAAGCGGATTAGAAATGAGTGGAACTAGGCTCTTACCATCGGTGTCATAAGGCATTTCCACTTCGCACAACTCCATGAGTGTTGGGTAAATATCGACTGTAGAGACCACTCTATCAATGCTTTCTCCATGAGTTTTACCGGGAACTTTTAGAATGAAAGCACTTTTTAATGCCCGTTCAAAAATGGTGTGTTTTCCCCAAACAAGCTGATCACCCAGGTGCCAACCATGATCTCCCCACAACACAATAATTGTATTCTCAGCTATACCAAGTCGGTCTAATTCATCTACCAATTTCCCAACTTGTGCATCAATATAACTTATACAGGCAAAATAAGCGTGACGGAGCTTTCGTGCATATTCATCAGAGACAGGACCATTAAGCGAGGCTTCCTCATCTCCCAACCGATAACCGTTAAATTCACCACTTCCTTGCAAACTGGCTTTGTTTACATTTTCCGGTATTGATGGGTTTGGAGATAAAGGAATTTCATCTTCGTTATACATGTCCCAATATTTTGAAGGT
It contains:
- a CDS encoding sulfatase, with the protein product MILVILLSIFSGLFGCSDSEKKEQTDENKKNNVLFICIDDLRPELGCYGNDYIHSPNIDKLAKTGAVFTNHFVQIPTCGASRYSMLTGMLPKTKGHLSNEACKKFIAEQPSTNGPETFIHHLKNNGYYTVGIGKISHYADGLLYGYTDPVSEDRELPQSWTELVFNPAKWETGWNAFFGYANGENRQSMNRQVKPYEKGDVDDLGYPDGMTSALAVRKLQELAEKEKPFFLGVGFFKPHLPFTAPSKYWDMYNEDEIPLSPNPSIPENVNKASLQGSGEFNGYRLGDEEASLNGPVSDEYARKLRHAYFACISYIDAQVGKLVDELDRLGIAENTIIVLWGDHGWHLGDQLVWGKHTIFERALKSAFILKVPGKTHGESIDRVVSTVDIYPTLMELCEVEMPYDTDGKSLVPLISNPLTDWEDTAFGYYRNGISLRTERYRLTKYFRNQNPTIELYDHQNDLNETVNIAEQNPELVEQLMPLWEKGNTGLY